The window GCCCTGCTCTGGTACCTGCTGTACGCCCGCCGGAAGGTGGAGGCGCGCGGCGTGTTGGGGGCGTGGATCCTCGACCGCTCCGACGAGCTGCCGAAGGCCGCCGTGTCGGCGGCCACGTCAGTCCAGCCGAGCGGCGACGACTACCGCGTGATGGTGCCGCTCGCGAACCCCGCGACGGAGGAGCACCTGATCACGCTCGCGTCGGCCATCGCCAAGCAGCGGGACGGGACGGTCGTCGCGGTCAACATCGCGAACGTCCCCGACCAGACGTCGCTTGAGGCCGCCCGCGACCGCGGCGCCCACGAGGCGGCGCACGACCTGCTGGACAAGGCCCGCGACGACGCCGAGACGTTCGGCGTCGACGTGGAGACGCACGTCGTGCTCTCGCACCGCGTGTTCGAGGAGGTGTTCGACGCCGCCCGGACCTACGGCGCCGACATCACGGTGATGGGGTGGGGCGAGGACTCTCACGGATCACCGGGGCGCGCGGAGACGGCGGTCGACGAGCTCGCCCACTCGCTCCCGTCCGACTTCCTCGTGTTCCGCGACCGCGGGTTCGACCCCTCGCGGATCCTCGTGCCGACCGCCGGCGGCCCGGCCTCGGACCTCTCCGGGGCGGTCGCCAAGATGCTCCAGACGGAGTTCGACGGCGAGGTCACCCTGCTGCACGTCGCCGACGACGAGGCGGCCGGCCGGCGGTTCCTCATGGGGTGGGCCGCCGAGCACGACCTCGCGGACGCGACGCTCCGCGTCGAGAGCGGCGACATCGAGGAATCCATCGAGCGCGAAGCACGGGACGCGACGATGCTGATCATCGGCGCGACCCAGAAAGGGCTGCTCTCGCGACTCGTGAGCGGCTCGCTCGTGTTACAGGTTCTCGAGGACGTCGAGTGCTCGGTACTGCTCGCCGAGAAGCGCGACGAGCGGGGGCTCCGAGCGCGGCTGTTCGGAAGCGGCGCCCGGGAGAACGCCCCGGGCGACGTCGACGCCCCCGAGGCGGACGACGCCACCGCCGAGGCGCGAGGCGACGGCGGGGTCGGGCGGGCGGAAGCGGACGAGCAGACGGCGGAATAGGGAACGAAGAGATGAACGAACCGAACGAGCGAGCGAACGGACGGCCACCGAGGAGATAGGGACCGTGTTCGAGACGACGAACGGGTCCGGAGACGAGGGCCCGACGGTCATGGTCGCGGTGTCGAACCCGCGCACGGAGAGCGCGCTCGTCACGCTCGCGGGCGCGATCGCCCGGCACGAGGGCGGTCGCGTGCTCGCGACGCACGTCGTCACGGTCCCGGACCAGACGTCGCTGGAGAAGGCCGCCGAGAACCGCACCGGTCTCGACGAGTCCTCCGAGGAGCTGCTGGCCGCCGCGGCCGCCGACGCCGAGGCGTTCGACGTGCCGATCGAGACGAAGACGATCCTCTCGCACCGCGGGATCGAGGAGGTGTTCGACGCCGCGCGGACGAACGACGCCGACACCGTCGTGATGGGCTACGGCGGGACCCGGTTCGCCGGCGGGCGCGTCGAGGGGTCGCTGGACGAGGTCGCTCGCGACCTCCCGTGCGACTTCCTCGTCTTGGACGGCCGCCGGCTGGATCCATCCGACGTGCTCGTGCCGACCGCCGGCGGCCCCTCCTCCGACCTCTCCGCGGAGGTCGCGGCGGCCCTCCGGAACGTTTCCGACGCTGACCTCACGTTGCTGCACGTCGTCGAGCCGGGGGACGAGGCGGCCGGCCGGGAGTTCCTCGCCGACTGGGCGGCCGGACACGACCTCGGCGACGCGGAACTGCGCGTCGAGACGGGCGACGTCGAGGAGACGCTCGGTCGCGTCGGCGAGGAGTACGACCTCGTGATCGTCGGCGCGACCGAGCGCGGGCTCCTCTCGCGTATCGTTCGGGGGTCGCTGGCATACGAGGCGATCGAAACCCTCGACACGCCGGTGTTGCTCGCGGAGCGCCCCTCGTCTCGGTCGCTTCGTGAACGGTTGTTCGGTCGGCGCTGAGACCGGACGACGGCCGTTTATTTCTCGGTCCGCACCGACCCCATGAACGACCAGTGCGCCTTCCGGCTCCCGTCGGGCTGGAGCTCCTCCGTGACGTGGTAGAGGTAGGGGCCGTGCGGACAGTCGTCGCAGCCCTCCGCACAGGAGTACTCCTTCACGACCTCGGTGTAGCCGTCGTGTTCGGTGACCCGCAGGATGTCGTCGCCGGCCGCCGCGTCGACCGGGAGCTCCGTCTCCTCGTGGTAGTGCAGCAGCTCCTGCGCGTGGACGATCGCCTTCCGGAGCTCCTCCGGCGTGCAGTCGGTCAGCTGCTCGACGAGCTTCGGCGGTAATCCTTCGGGCGGGGTCGGCCGTTGCGAGCCGTCGGTCATGGGCGGATATCGATTCCGAACCCACATAACAGTCGGTGCGGCTTCTGGGCGGGGGCGAATCCGCCGGCCGCCTTTTAAAATATAATGAATATTTATACGAGTCCGGCGGGTAGCGGTCGGCATGTACGACGACGAGGAGCTCTCCGAGATCCGCGAGGCCCACGCCGAGTGGGAGGCGGAGACGCTCGACCCGACCCTCGACCGACGCGGCGAGCGCCGCGACCGGTTCGCCACGGTGTCGAACCACGAGGTCGATCGCCTGTATACCCCCGCCGACGTGGCCGACCTCGACTACGGCGAGGACCTCGGCTTCCCCGGCGAGGAGCCGTACACGCGCGGCGTCTACCCGACGATGTACCGCGGACGGACGTGGACGATGCGGCAGTTCGCCGGCTTCGGCACCGCCGAGGAGACGAACGAGCGGTTCCACTACCTCATCGACGAGGGGCAGACCGGGCTCTCGACCGCCTTCGACATGCCGTCGCTGATGGGGCTCGACTCCGACGACCCCATGTCGCTCGGCGAGGTCGGCAAGGAGGGCGTCGCCGTCGACACGCTCCGCGACATGGAGGTGCTGTTCGACGGCATCGACGTGAGCGAGGTGTCCACCTCCTTCACGATCAACCCGAGCGCGCCCGTGATCTACGCGATGTACGTCGCCATCGCGGATCAGCAGGGCGTGCCGCGCGAGGAGCTCCGGGGCACCCTCCAGAACGACATGCTCAAGGAGTTCATCGCGCAGAAGGAGTGGGTGATCCCCCCGGAGCCCTCGCTCGACCTCGTCACCGACACGATCGAGTTTGCGGTCGACGAAACCCCCAAATTCAAGCCCATCTCGGTATCGGGGTACCACATCCGCGAGGCGGGCTCGACCGCGGTCCAGGAGCTCGCGTTCACGCTCGCCGACGGGTTCGCGTACGTCGAGGCGTGTCTCGACCGCGGGCTCGACGTCGACGAGTTCGCCCCGCAGCTCTCCTTCTTCTTCAACTCGCACAACTCGATCTTCGAGGAGGTGGCGAAGTTCCGCGCCGCCCGCCGGATCTACGCGCGGGTGATGGACGAGTGGTACGACGCCGAGGCCGACGCCTCGAAGCAACTGAAGTTCCACACCCAGACCGCGGGCCAGTCGCTGACGGCCCAGCAGCCCTTAAATAACGTCGTCCGCGTCACGCTCCAGGCGCTGGCGGGCGTGCTCGGCGGCACCCAGAGCCTCCACACCAACTCCTTCGACGAGGCGCTGGCGCTCCCCTCCGAGCAGGCCGTCCGGGTCGCGCTCCGCACCCAGCAGATCATCGCCGAGGAGTCGGGCGCGGCCGACATCGTCGACCCGCTCGGCGGCTCCTTCGCGGTCGAGGCGCTCACGGACGAGGTGGAGGCGGAGGCGACGGCGTACATCGAGGAGATCCGGGAGATGGGCGACGGATCGGTCCGGGACGGCGTGCTCCGCGGGATCGAGCAGGGGTACTTCCACCGCGAGATCCAGC is drawn from Halorubrum sp. CBA1229 and contains these coding sequences:
- a CDS encoding universal stress protein, with amino-acid sequence MFETTNGSGDEGPTVMVAVSNPRTESALVTLAGAIARHEGGRVLATHVVTVPDQTSLEKAAENRTGLDESSEELLAAAAADAEAFDVPIETKTILSHRGIEEVFDAARTNDADTVVMGYGGTRFAGGRVEGSLDEVARDLPCDFLVLDGRRLDPSDVLVPTAGGPSSDLSAEVAAALRNVSDADLTLLHVVEPGDEAAGREFLADWAAGHDLGDAELRVETGDVEETLGRVGEEYDLVIVGATERGLLSRIVRGSLAYEAIETLDTPVLLAERPSSRSLRERLFGRR
- a CDS encoding methylmalonyl-CoA mutase family protein — translated: MYDDEELSEIREAHAEWEAETLDPTLDRRGERRDRFATVSNHEVDRLYTPADVADLDYGEDLGFPGEEPYTRGVYPTMYRGRTWTMRQFAGFGTAEETNERFHYLIDEGQTGLSTAFDMPSLMGLDSDDPMSLGEVGKEGVAVDTLRDMEVLFDGIDVSEVSTSFTINPSAPVIYAMYVAIADQQGVPREELRGTLQNDMLKEFIAQKEWVIPPEPSLDLVTDTIEFAVDETPKFKPISVSGYHIREAGSTAVQELAFTLADGFAYVEACLDRGLDVDEFAPQLSFFFNSHNSIFEEVAKFRAARRIYARVMDEWYDAEADASKQLKFHTQTAGQSLTAQQPLNNVVRVTLQALAGVLGGTQSLHTNSFDEALALPSEQAVRVALRTQQIIAEESGAADIVDPLGGSFAVEALTDEVEAEATAYIEEIREMGDGSVRDGVLRGIEQGYFHREIQQASYEYQERVDSGEETVVGVNAYQVEADTEPDLLHIDETTRERQLDRLESVKAERDDDAVEAALDDLRDAVDAGGNVMPAIVAAVKAYATMGEIMDVFEAEHGTYRERIGVA